Proteins from a genomic interval of Candidatus Dadabacteria bacterium:
- a CDS encoding CoA ester lyase: MFVLDNGSRVVVPRTELTYPGHNLKLHTNAADANKAPVDHVMADLEDACPYEFKGDKSRQVMVEALNTLDFGKKVITVRPNNVRSDFFKGDLEAVMSGAVDKFHGVIIPKSNGPEDIKIVSDLLDDLEKKHNWKTTVAIEALIERPRALKYAYEIATASPRMAGLVFGIADYAAEIGLDPDLLLDRQNEIFYYEKKAVVTAAKAAGLHAIDNVYLRIWRKDDSPETVKEVESGLAKKCAGSAEIGMDGTWVIHPQQAAIANGGFTPTEKQIEEAKHQLDFYHKQGGGSMFDPDTGQMVDEATAKIALMRISKAFNAGMVDSQYVESMAEKSMSITGYDILKGQ, from the coding sequence ATGTTTGTATTGGATAACGGTTCAAGGGTTGTAGTTCCACGGACGGAACTGACATATCCGGGACACAACCTCAAACTTCACACAAACGCGGCGGACGCAAACAAAGCGCCCGTTGACCACGTAATGGCGGACCTTGAGGACGCCTGCCCCTACGAATTCAAAGGCGACAAAAGCAGGCAGGTGATGGTTGAAGCCCTCAACACCCTTGATTTCGGCAAAAAGGTCATAACCGTGCGCCCCAACAATGTGCGCTCGGACTTCTTCAAGGGAGACCTTGAAGCCGTTATGAGCGGAGCGGTTGACAAGTTTCACGGCGTTATCATCCCCAAATCCAACGGCCCCGAAGACATCAAAATCGTGTCCGACCTTCTGGATGACCTTGAGAAAAAACACAACTGGAAAACCACCGTCGCCATAGAGGCGCTGATTGAACGCCCCCGCGCGCTGAAATACGCCTACGAAATAGCCACCGCAAGCCCCAGAATGGCGGGGCTTGTGTTCGGAATTGCCGACTACGCCGCCGAAATCGGGCTTGACCCCGACCTTCTGCTGGACAGGCAGAACGAGATCTTCTACTACGAGAAAAAAGCCGTTGTTACAGCGGCAAAAGCGGCGGGGCTTCACGCGATAGACAACGTTTACCTCCGCATCTGGAGAAAGGACGACAGCCCCGAAACCGTTAAAGAGGTTGAAAGCGGGCTCGCAAAGAAATGCGCCGGTTCCGCGGAGATAGGAATGGACGGCACATGGGTTATCCACCCGCAGCAGGCGGCAATCGCCAACGGCGGCTTCACCCCGACCGAAAAACAGATTGAAGAGGCAAAACACCAATTGGACTTCTACCACAAACAGGGAGGCGGAAGCATGTTTGACCCCGACACCGGCCAGATGGTTGATGAGGCGACCGCAAAAATAGCCCTTATGCGCATTTCAAAGGCATTCAATGCGGGAATGGTTGACTCGCAGTATGTTGAAAGCATGGCGGAAAAAAGTATGTCAATTACCGGATACGACATACTGAAGGGACAGTAA
- the trmB gene encoding tRNA (guanosine(46)-N7)-methyltransferase TrmB translates to MKGSPRAFDLSTLMPPISADAVFPGNRPLTLDIGCGDGEFLLETARLMPGFNHIGVEIKFGRFKKAVRAADRLGADNVKFIHLEGTVAAGLFAPGSFERIYINFPDPWPKGRHHKHRIVSPGFVSLLGAALRGGGRLEVASDHGEYMEVVAETLDGSAQFENVSGGALLEYPGGRPQTRFEKIFRGQGKPVRYLVYAKRGAV, encoded by the coding sequence ATGAAGGGCTCGCCCCGGGCTTTTGATTTGTCAACCCTGATGCCGCCCATAAGCGCGGACGCGGTTTTTCCCGGCAACAGGCCGCTCACTCTGGACATCGGCTGCGGAGACGGCGAGTTTCTGCTTGAGACGGCGCGCCTTATGCCGGGCTTCAACCATATAGGGGTTGAGATCAAGTTCGGCAGGTTCAAAAAGGCCGTCCGGGCGGCGGACAGGCTCGGCGCGGACAATGTAAAGTTTATCCACCTTGAAGGGACTGTCGCCGCCGGTTTGTTCGCGCCGGGCTCTTTTGAGCGCATATACATCAACTTTCCCGACCCGTGGCCCAAGGGCAGACACCACAAGCACAGAATTGTCAGCCCCGGTTTTGTCTCTCTTCTGGGCGCGGCTCTCAGGGGCGGGGGGCGGCTTGAGGTGGCGAGTGACCACGGGGAATACATGGAGGTTGTGGCAGAAACCCTTGACGGGTCGGCGCAGTTTGAGAATGTTTCGGGCGGCGCTCTGCTTGAGTATCCGGGCGGGAGGCCGCAGACCAGATTTGAAAAAATCTTCCGGGGGCAGGGCAAACCCGTCCGTTATCTTGTTTACGCAAAGCGCGGCGCGGTTTGA
- a CDS encoding aspartate 1-decarboxylase produces the protein MKRSLLKSKIHQALVTEADLDYEGSLTLDPVLMEAADLLPHEKVSIFNVTNGHRFFTYVIEGGRGTNVVCVNGAAAHLAREGDSLIIASFASYDESECKSHTPKLVYVDERNNIKSIKSEVSPFTISDARQEQ, from the coding sequence ATTAAGAGAAGTCTTCTGAAATCCAAGATACATCAGGCTCTTGTTACCGAGGCCGACCTTGACTACGAGGGAAGCCTGACGCTTGACCCCGTCCTTATGGAGGCCGCCGACCTGTTGCCCCACGAAAAGGTCTCCATTTTCAATGTTACCAACGGTCACAGGTTCTTCACCTATGTCATAGAGGGCGGGAGGGGCACAAACGTCGTATGCGTTAACGGCGCGGCCGCTCATCTGGCGCGGGAGGGCGATTCTCTTATAATCGCCAGTTTTGCCTCCTATGACGAAAGCGAGTGCAAGAGCCACACCCCCAAGCTGGTCTATGTTGATGAGCGCAACAACATCAAAAGCATCAAAAGCGAGGTAAGCCCCTTTACGATATCGGACGCCCGCCAAGAGCAATAA
- a CDS encoding aminotransferase class I/II-fold pyridoxal phosphate-dependent enzyme, translating to MKVSRRRWKSALMDSLPEYVFNSVDRLKRDARARGEDIIDLGMGNPDRPTPGHIVEKLTEASAKPRNHRYSASAGIPNLRKAVCDWYQRKFGVRLNPDTEAVATMGIKEGISHLMPCLIEPGDSVVVPSPAYPIHPYSVTIARGKPVSVPMAEDEDKFIASIERAIKRGGGKVKAILISFPNNPTTRTVSKEFFEKVVELAREAKVAVIHDFAYAELCFDGYQAPSIMQVKGAKDVAVEFYSLSKTYNMPGWRVGFMVGNRDIVAHLKKLKSYLDYGIFQPIQISAILAMNGPQECAREVRETYRLRRDSLVKSFARAGWEIEPPGSTMFVWAKIPARFEKMGSLEFSKMLIRKAGVALSPGVGFGARGEGFVRLALVENEKRINQAARNIKRVLGQR from the coding sequence ATGAAAGTTTCCCGCCGCCGCTGGAAATCCGCTCTTATGGACAGCCTTCCGGAGTATGTTTTCAACTCCGTTGACAGGCTCAAAAGAGACGCCCGCGCAAGGGGCGAAGACATCATAGACCTCGGAATGGGCAATCCCGACCGCCCCACGCCGGGGCACATCGTTGAAAAACTGACCGAGGCGTCCGCAAAGCCGCGCAACCACAGGTATTCGGCCTCCGCCGGAATACCGAACCTGAGAAAAGCGGTGTGCGACTGGTATCAGAGAAAGTTCGGCGTGCGCCTCAATCCCGACACCGAGGCGGTCGCCACAATGGGAATCAAGGAGGGCATATCACACCTTATGCCGTGCCTGATTGAACCGGGAGACTCGGTTGTCGTGCCGTCTCCCGCCTACCCCATACACCCTTATTCGGTAACCATCGCCAGAGGAAAACCGGTTTCCGTGCCGATGGCGGAGGACGAAGACAAGTTTATCGCCTCCATTGAGCGCGCGATAAAAAGGGGCGGCGGAAAGGTAAAGGCGATTCTTATATCGTTTCCGAACAATCCGACAACAAGAACGGTCAGCAAGGAATTCTTTGAAAAAGTGGTTGAGCTTGCGCGCGAGGCGAAGGTGGCGGTGATACACGATTTCGCCTATGCGGAGTTGTGTTTTGACGGCTACCAGGCCCCCAGCATAATGCAGGTCAAAGGGGCGAAGGATGTGGCGGTTGAGTTCTACTCCCTTTCCAAGACATACAACATGCCGGGCTGGAGGGTCGGCTTCATGGTCGGCAACCGGGACATTGTGGCGCACCTGAAGAAACTCAAAAGTTACCTTGACTACGGTATCTTTCAGCCCATTCAGATATCCGCCATTCTCGCAATGAACGGCCCGCAGGAATGCGCCCGGGAGGTGAGGGAAACCTACCGCCTCCGGCGCGACAGTCTCGTCAAATCGTTCGCCCGCGCCGGGTGGGAGATTGAACCGCCGGGCTCAACGATGTTCGTGTGGGCGAAGATACCCGCGCGGTTTGAAAAGATGGGCTCTCTTGAGTTCTCAAAAATGCTGATAAGGAAAGCCGGGGTCGCGCTGTCGCCCGGCGTGGGTTTCGGGGCTCGCGGCGAGGGCTTTGTGCGCCTCGCGCTTGTTGAAAACGAAAAGCGCATAAATCAGGCGGCTCGCAACATAAAGAGAGTTCTGGGACAGCGCTAA
- the panB gene encoding 3-methyl-2-oxobutanoate hydroxymethyltransferase yields the protein MPVKVCAVSSETGKTARDLKRMKREGRKIVAVTAYDWRVGEIVDGCGVDLVLVGDSVGNVFAGLPSTVSVRMRDMEYHTRAVSRGVRNAHLCADMPFLSYQTGERDAVRNAGALLRAGARSVKMEISASRHIKAARAVTDAGIPVVAHVGLCPQSVNLYGGYGIQGCTPESADDIYRLALESREEGAVALVVECVPPALARRITSAVDIPTIGIGSGGGCDGQILVFNDLVGLTEEVPRFVRQYCEAGKIFSSAVEDYVREVREGTFPPPDGEND from the coding sequence TTGCCTGTTAAAGTTTGCGCGGTGAGCAGTGAAACCGGAAAGACCGCCCGCGACCTGAAACGCATGAAACGGGAAGGGCGCAAAATAGTGGCCGTAACCGCCTACGACTGGCGCGTGGGTGAAATAGTTGACGGGTGCGGGGTTGACCTTGTTCTGGTGGGCGACTCCGTGGGCAATGTGTTTGCCGGTCTGCCGAGCACAGTTTCCGTGCGCATGAGGGATATGGAATACCACACCCGCGCGGTTTCCCGGGGCGTCAGGAACGCCCACTTGTGCGCGGACATGCCCTTTCTCTCCTATCAGACGGGCGAGCGGGACGCGGTCAGAAACGCCGGAGCCCTTCTTCGCGCGGGGGCTCGTTCCGTGAAGATGGAGATATCCGCTTCCCGCCACATAAAAGCCGCGCGCGCCGTGACGGACGCCGGCATTCCGGTTGTCGCCCATGTGGGGTTGTGCCCCCAGTCCGTCAACCTGTACGGCGGATACGGAATTCAGGGCTGCACTCCGGAGAGCGCGGATGACATATACCGGCTTGCCCTTGAAAGCCGGGAGGAGGGCGCGGTGGCTCTGGTGGTGGAGTGCGTGCCGCCCGCTCTTGCGCGGCGCATCACCTCCGCCGTTGACATACCGACCATCGGCATCGGCTCCGGCGGCGGGTGCGACGGACAGATACTTGTTTTCAACGACCTTGTCGGGCTCACCGAGGAAGTTCCCCGCTTTGTCAGACAGTATTGCGAGGCGGGGAAAATTTTCTCGTCCGCTGTTGAGGATTACGTCCGCGAGGTCAGAGAGGGAACGTTCCCCCCGCCGGACGGCGAAAACGATTGA
- a CDS encoding NYN domain-containing protein translates to MSMKSLRTTVYVDGLNLYYGCVKNTPFKWLDLKSLFSQLLKSNNLITQIKYFTAIVKPIPGNEKAPQRQQTYLRALQKHIPEISIHYGHFALHKVAMAEVTPPHNTVKVWRAEEKGSDVNLAVHLLNDAWLDTYDCAVIASNDSDMTESLKMVRERFPEKVIGLITPGGTSSAQLGKYAHFVRKIRGSLLHKSQMPDNIPGTTIRKPDDWS, encoded by the coding sequence ATGTCAATGAAGTCTCTGAGGACAACAGTATATGTTGACGGTCTAAACCTTTATTACGGTTGTGTAAAAAACACTCCTTTCAAGTGGCTTGACCTGAAATCTCTGTTCTCTCAATTACTCAAAAGCAACAACCTTATTACTCAAATCAAGTATTTTACGGCAATAGTAAAACCCATACCCGGCAACGAAAAAGCGCCGCAAAGACAGCAAACCTACTTGCGGGCATTGCAAAAGCACATTCCTGAAATCAGCATTCACTACGGTCATTTTGCGCTTCACAAAGTCGCAATGGCGGAAGTGACTCCGCCTCACAATACGGTAAAAGTGTGGAGAGCCGAAGAGAAAGGCTCGGATGTAAATCTGGCGGTTCACCTTCTCAATGATGCATGGCTTGACACATACGATTGCGCCGTTATCGCCTCAAATGACAGCGATATGACTGAATCGCTGAAGATGGTAAGGGAGCGGTTTCCCGAAAAAGTGATTGGTCTGATAACTCCGGGCGGAACGTCCTCCGCGCAACTGGGTAAATACGCTCATTTTGTGAGAAAAATAAGAGGGTCGCTCCTGCACAAGTCTCAAATGCCCGACAACATTCCCGGAACCACCATTAGAAAACCGGATGATTGGAGTTAG
- a CDS encoding BamA/TamA family outer membrane protein: MRGLCAASLTVLIALAFLAPPSAALEKFPLITKLSIRGNGDISETDIKDVIPEIVPHSRVFFWKSQPPLDPLMVERNIEILRQFLVGSGYHKSSVVWRRKDSRDGKTASLQIDIDLGSPTVVSHVNLDIKAEDFPPAHISRLNEALAEIPLVRGKRFSVRRFRKAKGVVKNTLLEMGYAGAAVESRGEVNRSERRADLTFSIIPGGVHTFGDIEIDVSDESLRDVVIGAIAYKTGEPSAPSKILESKRRLIGLGYFESVSITPSTDSLNMSVRTVVRAVGRKNRTFQVSAGAGREDKVRGRVKFINRNFLNLNRTLELSAQASFASQSASASIQQPGFLGPDSILSALFDIRRENYPSHEADFLIGSTELEKGLHRGLFTVRFIPTVIDSTIIRAPADTRDLGNIFLVLLRGGFHLSRTDDPLDPARGFYFDMDLELSPDLLGSEREYLKSVFEVAGYYDFGGRLWGTVLAKRIQAGFIETFGSTSGDEVPVFRRLFAGGENMRGFSFQTLGPLDANKDPLGGNSLITGSVEVRFPLPLPWPYLGGVAFFDYGNVFERSFDYPLEDLRYAAGFGLRYKVSGIPIGLDFGYALNPHPRLGRYQFLFNIGQAF; encoded by the coding sequence ATGCGCGGGCTTTGTGCGGCATCCCTGACAGTTCTGATTGCTCTTGCATTTCTTGCGCCCCCCTCGGCGGCGCTTGAGAAATTTCCCCTTATAACAAAACTCTCCATTCGCGGAAACGGCGACATCAGCGAGACCGACATAAAGGATGTTATCCCGGAAATCGTTCCGCACAGTCGCGTCTTTTTCTGGAAGAGCCAGCCGCCCCTTGACCCGCTGATGGTGGAGAGAAACATTGAAATCCTGCGCCAGTTCTTGGTGGGGAGCGGCTACCACAAATCGTCCGTTGTCTGGCGGCGCAAGGACAGCCGGGACGGCAAAACCGCAAGCCTGCAAATAGACATAGACCTCGGCAGCCCGACCGTAGTGTCTCATGTGAACCTTGACATAAAAGCGGAGGATTTTCCGCCCGCCCACATTTCCCGCCTGAATGAGGCGCTTGCGGAGATACCGCTTGTTCGCGGCAAACGTTTCAGCGTGAGGCGGTTCAGAAAGGCGAAGGGGGTTGTCAAAAACACCCTGCTTGAAATGGGCTACGCGGGAGCCGCCGTTGAATCAAGGGGCGAGGTCAACAGGTCTGAAAGGCGGGCGGATTTGACCTTCTCCATCATTCCGGGCGGCGTCCACACCTTTGGCGACATAGAGATTGACGTTTCGGACGAGTCTCTCAGGGATGTGGTGATAGGGGCAATCGCCTACAAAACCGGAGAGCCCAGCGCGCCGTCAAAAATTCTTGAGTCAAAAAGGCGGCTCATAGGCCTCGGCTACTTTGAGTCGGTTTCCATCACTCCGAGCACGGATTCCCTCAACATGTCCGTGCGGACGGTTGTCAGGGCGGTGGGAAGAAAAAACAGAACCTTTCAGGTCAGCGCCGGGGCGGGCAGGGAGGACAAGGTTCGCGGGCGCGTGAAGTTCATCAACAGGAACTTTCTGAACCTCAACAGAACCCTTGAGTTGTCGGCGCAGGCGTCATTCGCCTCCCAGAGCGCCTCGGCGTCCATACAGCAGCCCGGCTTTCTCGGGCCGGACTCCATTTTGTCCGCGCTCTTTGATATACGGCGGGAAAACTATCCCAGCCACGAGGCGGACTTTCTTATAGGGTCAACCGAACTGGAAAAGGGTCTTCACAGGGGGCTTTTCACCGTCCGCTTCATTCCCACCGTCATAGATTCCACGATAATAAGAGCCCCCGCCGACACAAGAGACCTTGGAAACATCTTTCTTGTTCTGTTGCGCGGCGGCTTCCACTTGAGCCGCACGGACGACCCTCTTGACCCGGCGCGCGGCTTTTATTTTGATATGGACTTGGAACTTTCACCCGACCTGCTGGGCTCCGAGAGGGAATACTTGAAATCGGTTTTTGAGGTTGCGGGCTACTATGATTTCGGCGGCCGTCTGTGGGGAACCGTTTTGGCAAAGAGGATACAGGCGGGCTTTATAGAGACCTTCGGAAGCACAAGCGGGGATGAAGTTCCCGTCTTTCGCCGCCTGTTCGCCGGCGGCGAAAACATGAGGGGATTTTCCTTTCAAACTCTGGGACCTCTTGACGCGAATAAAGACCCGCTCGGCGGAAACTCCCTGATTACGGGCAGCGTGGAGGTGAGGTTTCCCCTGCCCCTGCCGTGGCCCTACCTCGGCGGCGTGGCTTTCTTTGACTACGGCAATGTGTTTGAGCGCAGTTTTGACTACCCCCTTGAAGACCTCAGGTATGCGGCGGGCTTCGGCCTGAGATACAAGGTTTCCGGAATACCCATAGGCCTTGATTTCGGCTATGCGCTCAATCCCCACCCCCGGCTGGGAAGGTATCAGTTCCTTTTTAACATAGGGCAGGCGTTTTAG
- the panC gene encoding pantoate--beta-alanine ligase produces the protein MSSPAVIRTVSGMREYSSAVAASGGEVGFVPTMGAIHAGHLSIVDRVAAKNRACVVSIFVNPLQFGSGEDFDGYKRDTAGDIAKLSAAGVDAVFLPESGDIYPDGFQTSVEVERLQGFLCGLKRPGHFKGVATVVLKLFNIVRPAVAGFGEKDFQQLAIIRRMVKDLNLDMEIISVPTVRDSSGLAVSSRNEYLSDEERKAAVAIPDVLFRMKALFESGISRSAEIVRDGREFLGTRSGVEVEYLEICDPETLAPAETARTGSLAAIAAGVGKARLIDSVRF, from the coding sequence TTGAGCTCCCCCGCTGTCATAAGAACGGTCTCCGGGATGAGAGAATACTCGTCCGCCGTTGCCGCGTCGGGCGGGGAGGTCGGGTTTGTTCCCACGATGGGCGCGATTCATGCGGGGCACTTGAGCATAGTGGACAGGGTCGCCGCGAAGAACCGCGCATGTGTGGTCAGCATCTTCGTCAACCCCCTGCAGTTCGGTTCAGGGGAGGATTTTGACGGCTATAAGAGAGACACTGCGGGCGATATTGCCAAACTGTCCGCCGCCGGTGTGGATGCGGTCTTTCTGCCGGAATCGGGGGATATATACCCGGACGGCTTTCAGACATCGGTTGAGGTTGAGCGCCTTCAGGGCTTTCTCTGCGGTCTGAAGAGGCCCGGCCACTTCAAGGGCGTGGCAACGGTTGTTCTGAAACTGTTCAACATAGTTCGCCCGGCGGTTGCGGGTTTCGGCGAAAAGGACTTTCAGCAACTCGCCATCATCAGGAGGATGGTAAAAGACCTCAATCTGGACATGGAAATCATCAGCGTTCCCACCGTGAGAGACTCTTCGGGGCTTGCCGTAAGTTCCCGCAACGAATACCTGTCGGATGAAGAAAGAAAGGCTGCGGTTGCCATTCCCGATGTTTTGTTTAGAATGAAGGCGCTGTTTGAGTCAGGTATTTCGCGTAGCGCCGAGATAGTGAGGGACGGCAGAGAGTTCCTCGGGACGCGTTCCGGGGTTGAGGTTGAATACCTTGAGATCTGCGACCCCGAAACGCTCGCGCCCGCAGAGACCGCGCGGACGGGTAGTCTGGCGGCGATAGCGGCCGGGGTCGGCAAAGCAAGGCTCATAGACAGCGTAAGGTTTTGA
- a CDS encoding acyl-CoA dehydrogenase family protein, whose amino-acid sequence MPLCTDEHEEIRREVRKFTEEKIVPIAADIHTNNKEIPPEIIREMGDLGYFGMIFPEELGGVGLDYVSMAVVTEELSRGLLSAGSVMTRNIITGTLLQNGGNEEQKKRFLPGLASAELMSAAAFTEPDNGSDLAGIKLRATKDGDHYILHGEKTWCTFANRANILAVLARTDPDASKRHKGLSIFLVEKEPSEHLDHPNIAGGPIPTIGYHGMKSFTVSFDECRVPAENLLGMEEGRGFYHLMSTFEAARIQTAARAVGVAQAAFEEAVKYSKERNQFGKSISEFQIIRHKLSEMWTELEAARYLTYVAAEKKDRGERCDLEAGVAKAKAAQMAEFVTREAMQVFGSYGYSSEYPMERFWRDARVFSIFEGTSEIQHEVIARRLLEVY is encoded by the coding sequence ATGCCTCTGTGCACAGATGAACACGAAGAGATAAGGCGCGAAGTCCGAAAATTCACCGAAGAGAAAATTGTTCCCATCGCGGCGGACATACACACCAACAACAAGGAGATTCCGCCCGAAATCATCAGGGAGATGGGAGACCTCGGCTATTTCGGCATGATATTTCCCGAGGAACTCGGCGGCGTGGGGCTTGACTATGTGAGCATGGCGGTGGTTACCGAGGAGCTCAGCAGGGGCCTTCTGAGCGCGGGGAGCGTTATGACCAGAAACATCATAACCGGCACTCTGCTTCAGAACGGCGGAAACGAGGAGCAGAAAAAGAGATTTCTTCCGGGCCTTGCGTCCGCCGAACTTATGTCCGCCGCCGCATTCACCGAGCCCGACAACGGCTCAGACCTCGCGGGCATAAAACTCCGGGCGACAAAGGACGGAGACCATTACATCCTTCACGGGGAGAAAACATGGTGCACATTTGCCAACCGCGCGAACATTCTGGCGGTTCTCGCCCGCACTGACCCCGACGCCTCAAAGAGGCACAAGGGGCTCAGTATTTTCCTTGTTGAAAAAGAGCCGTCCGAACATCTTGACCACCCCAACATTGCGGGCGGGCCCATTCCCACAATCGGCTATCACGGAATGAAGTCTTTCACAGTGAGTTTTGACGAGTGCAGAGTTCCGGCGGAAAACCTTCTGGGAATGGAGGAGGGCAGGGGGTTTTATCATCTTATGTCCACCTTTGAGGCGGCAAGGATACAGACCGCCGCGCGCGCGGTCGGCGTGGCGCAGGCGGCGTTTGAGGAGGCGGTTAAATACTCAAAGGAGCGCAACCAGTTCGGCAAGTCCATAAGCGAGTTTCAAATCATACGGCACAAACTGTCCGAGATGTGGACGGAGCTTGAGGCGGCGCGTTACCTGACCTATGTGGCGGCGGAAAAGAAGGACAGGGGCGAGAGGTGCGACCTTGAAGCCGGTGTCGCCAAGGCGAAGGCGGCGCAGATGGCGGAGTTTGTTACAAGAGAGGCGATGCAGGTGTTCGGCAGTTACGGCTATTCATCGGAGTATCCGATGGAGCGGTTCTGGCGGGACGCAAGGGTGTTCAGCATCTTTGAGGGGACAAGCGAGATTCAGCACGAAGTGATAGCAAGAAGGTTGCTTGAGGTTTACTGA
- the aroB gene encoding 3-dehydroquinate synthase — MLIRAEVDVRAGGGSYTITIGEGLLALAARNMAATAGVSRWAVITDSNLERIHAPALMAEIEKQPHPAEVFSFPAGEENKNRKTKSRIEDEMLGAGFGRDSGIIALGGGVVGDLAGFVAATYCRGVPYVQIPTTLVACVDSAVGGKTGVDTPAGKNLIGAFHQPRAVYADISLLSTLPRSGMVEGAAEVIKYGVIKDAGLFEFLEKSMAALLDGDTETVARVVEESCRIKADVVEKDEREQDLRKILNFGHTVGHAVEMLSGYSVSHGEAVGIGMVKEAEIAVSKGILPRADAERIRRLVEAAGLPADLPEGDKARLFAAMKLDKKARAGSVEMALPRRIGEMATADGRHAIPVEESAL, encoded by the coding sequence ATGCTCATCAGGGCGGAAGTGGATGTTCGCGCGGGCGGCGGCTCATACACCATAACCATAGGCGAGGGGCTGCTTGCCCTTGCCGCCCGTAACATGGCCGCAACCGCCGGTGTCTCCCGCTGGGCGGTGATAACGGACTCCAATCTGGAACGCATACACGCTCCCGCCCTTATGGCGGAGATTGAAAAACAGCCGCACCCGGCGGAGGTGTTTTCGTTTCCCGCCGGAGAGGAGAACAAAAACCGGAAGACAAAAAGCCGCATTGAAGACGAAATGCTGGGCGCGGGTTTCGGCAGAGATTCGGGCATTATTGCGCTTGGCGGCGGCGTTGTGGGGGATTTGGCAGGTTTTGTGGCGGCCACATACTGCCGGGGCGTTCCATACGTTCAGATACCGACAACTCTGGTCGCGTGCGTTGACAGCGCGGTCGGCGGAAAGACCGGCGTTGACACACCGGCGGGCAAAAACCTCATAGGGGCGTTTCACCAGCCGAGGGCCGTCTATGCGGACATATCGCTGCTCTCAACCCTGCCCCGCTCCGGCATGGTGGAGGGGGCGGCGGAGGTTATCAAATACGGCGTTATAAAAGATGCGGGGCTGTTTGAGTTTCTTGAGAAAAGCATGGCGGCGCTACTTGACGGAGACACGGAAACAGTCGCCCGTGTGGTTGAAGAAAGCTGCCGAATCAAGGCGGATGTTGTTGAGAAGGACGAAAGGGAGCAGGATTTGCGGAAGATCCTGAACTTCGGCCACACGGTAGGCCATGCGGTTGAAATGCTTTCGGGCTATAGCGTTTCGCATGGGGAGGCGGTGGGGATTGGCATGGTCAAAGAGGCGGAAATAGCCGTTTCCAAGGGTATCTTGCCCCGCGCGGACGCAGAGCGCATAAGGCGGCTTGTGGAGGCCGCCGGGCTTCCCGCCGACCTTCCCGAAGGGGATAAGGCGCGTCTTTTCGCCGCCATGAAACTTGACAAAAAGGCGCGCGCGGGCTCTGTGGAGATGGCTTTGCCCCGCCGCATAGGCGAGATGGCAACAGCGGACGGGCGGCACGCCATACCCGTGGAAGAGAGCGCCTTATGA
- a CDS encoding phosphocholine cytidylyltransferase family protein — translation MKAIILAAGLGSRLRPYTETIPKCLLNLGGTSILENQINHIRDCGISEVVIVVGFGFDKVEGFLRGYNGLGMKIKTIYNPFYRTTNSLVSLCLARGEMDDDIVVMNGDDIFEIDILDSMVNMRRENIVFPVKKKASYDQEDMKVRMDSEHVSLVTKDIEEDIHYESVGLRLFRGSGVEMIKKASEEEMRGSNVRQKWYVSCIQRLLNKGYKVKPFDVGDMFWMDVDYPKDLFAAKNNSDRFMFRGGRVAGSRKPFKIVSSG, via the coding sequence ATGAAAGCTATTATTCTTGCCGCGGGTCTGGGGAGCCGGTTGCGCCCCTATACGGAGACCATACCCAAATGTCTTCTGAACCTGGGCGGCACTTCCATTCTTGAGAACCAGATAAACCACATACGCGACTGCGGAATCAGCGAGGTGGTCATTGTGGTGGGCTTCGGCTTTGACAAGGTTGAGGGGTTCCTTCGCGGCTACAACGGCCTCGGCATGAAGATAAAGACCATTTACAACCCCTTCTACAGAACCACCAACAGCCTTGTCTCCCTGTGTCTGGCAAGGGGGGAGATGGATGATGACATTGTTGTGATGAACGGCGATGACATATTTGAGATAGACATTCTGGACAGCATGGTAAACATGCGGCGCGAAAACATAGTGTTTCCGGTCAAAAAGAAAGCCTCCTACGACCAGGAGGACATGAAGGTCAGGATGGACAGCGAGCATGTCTCTCTGGTTACCAAGGACATAGAGGAAGACATTCACTACGAATCGGTCGGGTTGCGCCTGTTCAGAGGCTCCGGCGTTGAGATGATAAAGAAGGCTTCCGAAGAGGAGATGAGGGGAAGCAACGTCCGCCAGAAGTGGTATGTGTCTTGCATACAGAGGCTTCTTAACAAGGGATACAAGGTGAAGCCTTTTGATGTGGGCGACATGTTCTGGATGGATGTTGACTATCCGAAGGACCTGTTTGCGGCGAAGAACAATTCAGACCGGTTCATGTTTCGCGGCGGTCGCGTCGCGGGCTCCCGAAAGCCTTTCAAGATAGTATCTTCGGGTTGA